A genome region from Tenrec ecaudatus isolate mTenEca1 chromosome 13, mTenEca1.hap1, whole genome shotgun sequence includes the following:
- the LOC142424646 gene encoding small EDRK-rich factor 2-like, with translation MRKQSDSVKGKRPDDGLSAAARKQRNSEIMQQKQKKANEKKEEPK, from the coding sequence ATGAGAAAGCAGAGCGACTCGGTTAAGGGAAAGCGCCCAGACGACGGGCTTTCTGCTGCTGCCCGCAAGCAGAGGAACTCGGAGATcatgcagcagaagcagaaaaagGCAAATGAGAAGAAGGAGGAACCCAAGTAG